A stretch of Chiloscyllium plagiosum isolate BGI_BamShark_2017 chromosome 6, ASM401019v2, whole genome shotgun sequence DNA encodes these proteins:
- the LOC122550540 gene encoding SLIT and NTRK-like protein 1, whose translation MGDCCLKMCLALLLGLQILVALVWGNTTTDLCEKMCSCTEVEGVLHINCEEKGISDLQHYSAPTSRFYQLFLHHNSLSKLFPNEFANFYNAVTLHLENNGLHDIIPGAFLGLQLLKRLHINNNKIKGFRRHTFLGLDDMEYLQADFNLLRDIDPGAFRDLNELEVLILNDNLLSSLPPDLFQNVPITHLDLRGNRLKTLPYDGILELIPGVAEILLDDNPWDCTCDLLPLKEWLEHISYSALIGKVVCEAPLRLQGNYLNETSEYDLCPWKVDNDLSLVAPPAQGATGLPATPVFQHPRSPTSASRHKGQLKPSGNWQQKTRSSANVVPNGSNSPPLLAGCPTACSCSFNNPESGLEVNCRGSKLESMADLQPKPIKAQELFLRQNNIEIIRRSHFVDYSSLTLLDLGNNAIKLIENNTLLNLTDLRWLYLDNNNLETLNPDMFAGLQNTEYLNLEFNLIQLILPGTFNSMPNLRELFLHNNLLKSLPVDVFSSVSLSKLSLHTNYFMYLPVTGVLDQLTSVVQIDLHGNPWDCSCNIIAFKQWVERMGTDVVVSELKCASPDQFWDRDIKSISNELMCPELYAKIHLTFSSSSNITISTETGTHVNPYLETSRVSISVLVPGLLLVFVTSAFTVVGMLVFILRNRKRSRKRENNSSASEINSLQTVCDSYWHNGPYHAEGPHRVYDCVTHSLSD comes from the exons ATGGGAGACTGTTGTCTGAAGATGTGTCTTGCGCTGCTGCTGGGGCTGCAAATCTTGGTGGCTTTGGTTTGGGGCAACACGACCACGGACCTGTGCGAGAAGATGTGCTCCTGCACCGAGGTGGAAGGCGTGCTGCACATCAACTGCGAGGAGAAAGGCATCTCCGACCTGCAGCACTACAGCGCGcccacctcccgcttctaccagCTCTTCTTGCACCACAACTCGCTGTCCAAACTCTTCCCCAACGAGTTCGCCAACTTCTACAACGCGGTCACCCTGCACCTGGAGAACAACGGCTTGCACGACATCATCCCGGGGGCTTTCCTGGGGCTGCAGCTGCTCAAGCGGCTGCACATCAACAACAACAAGATCAAGGGCTTCCGCAGGCACACCTTCCTGGGGCTGGACGACATGGAGTACCTGCAGGCGGACTTCAACTTGCTGCGGGACATCGACCCCGGCGCCTTTCGCGACCTCAACGAGCTGGAGGTGCTGATCCTCAACGACAACCTGCTGAGCTCCCTGCCGCCGGACCTCTTCCAGAACGTGCCCATCACCCACCTGGATCTGCGGGGCAACCGGCTCAAGACGCTGCCTTACGACGGCATCCTGGAGTTGATCCCCGGGGTGGCGGAAATTCTCCTGGATGACAACCCCTGGGACTGCACTTGTGATCTGCTGCCCCTGAAAG AATGGCTAGAACACATCTCTTATTCAGCCCTGATCGGAAAAGTAGTTTGTGAGGCACCTTTGCGATTACAAGGAAATTACTTGAATGAAACATCCGAATATGATTTATGTCCTTGGAAGGTTGATAACGATTTAAGTCTCGTTGCTCCACCTGCTCAAGGGGCTACAGGACTGCCTGCAACCCCGGTATTTCAGCATCCGAGGTCACCAACATCAGCATCCAGGCACAAAGGACAGTTGAAGCCAAGTGGAAATTGGCAGCAAAAGACAAGATCTTCAGCTAACGTTGTACCGAATGGCAGCAATAGCCCTCCTTTGTTAGCTGGATGCCCCACAGCCTGTAGCTGTTCTTTCAATAATCCTGAATCAGGTCTTGAGGTTAACTGCAGGGGCAGCAAGCTTGAAAGTATGGCTGACCTCCAGCCCAAACCAATAAAAGCACAGGAACTGTTCCTAAGACAGAATAACATAGAAATCATTAGGAGAAGTCATTTCGTGGATTACAGCAGTTTGACTTTGTTGGATTTGGGAAATAATGCCATAAAGTTAATAGAAAACAACACTTTACTTAATCTCACTGATTTGCGATGGCTGTATCTGGATAACAACAACTTGGAAACTCTCAACCCTGATATGTTTGCTGGTCTGCAAAATACAGAGTACCTGAATTTGGAGTTCAATTTAATTCAGTTAATCCTACCAGGCACATTTAATTCAATGCCAAATCTGAGAGAATTGTTTTTACATAACAATCTGTTGAAATCTTTGCCTGTCGATGTGTTttcttctgtctccctctccaAGCTAAGTTTGCACACTAATTATTTTATGTATCTCCCAGTTACCGGTGTTTTGGATCAGCTAACTTCAGTTGTGCAAATCGACCTTCATGGAAATCCTTGGGATTGTTCATGTAACATCATAGCATTCAAGCAGTGGGTCGAGAGAATGGGCACTGATGTTGttgtgagtgaattaaaatgtGCATCTCCTGACCAATTTTGGGACAGAGATATAAAGTCGATAAGCAATGAGCTGATGTGTCCAGAGTTGTACGCAAAAATCCATCTGACATTTTCCTCGTCAAGTAACATTACCATATCGACAGAGACAGGGACTCACGTGAATCCTTATTTGGAGACTAGCAGAGTTTCAATTTCAGTGCTGGTACCTGGCCTTTTACTTGTCTTTGTCACGTCTGCCTTTACAGTTGTTGGCATGCTGGTGTTTATCTTGAGAAATCGTAAGAGATCGAGAAAACGGGAAAACAACTCTTCTGCTTCAGAAATTAACTCCTTGCAAACAGTGTGTGATTCTTACTGGCACAATGGGCCTTACCACGCAGAGGGACCTCACAGAGTATATGATTGTGTTACACACTCCCTTTCAGACTAG